The sequence below is a genomic window from Oreochromis niloticus isolate F11D_XX linkage group LG3, O_niloticus_UMD_NMBU, whole genome shotgun sequence.
CTCAGTGGCTGATAGTGCCCCACAGGTCTCAGTGTGAGCGTGAAGACATTTACAATGTTTAAGTAGTTTAATGCGTAGGTGCTGAcgataaacacattttgaatgaaagccggGGAACTTTGGTAGCACAGAAACACGTGGCTATTCTTTGTGACCATATGGATCGGTCCCTCATATTACCATTATTTCACCCAAAGGCACCAAGTTAATACTtaaaaaagctgcagcaatacacacaaatataaacagtacttggtgacaactttgctttagcctttaaccctctggtgtccagggtataattggccgtttttgacaacttttgatttggcctctatatttcacctttaaaaactgtttatctaaATTAGAACAACAATTAagagatttagaaaaaaaacaacatacagATATGAGTGCCAACTTGGCTGAAAGCATTAAAGATGTAAGAAAACAACTAAGCGATCTGTCTATGGAGGAAATAGAAAAGAAACTGAGAttcacaaaacaaacattttatgaGTCTGGTTCCAAAGCAACCAAAATACTGGCTAAACGATTAAAATCAATACAAATAAGTAATGCAGTTAATAAGATTAGAGATCCAAATACTAAGGAACTACTAAATGAACCAACACAGATAAAAAATGcctttcaaaaatactataaaacATTGTGTAATCAACCCGACCAGAAAAATGGACAAGAAATTGAAGAGTACTTGGCTCAGTTAGACCTTCCTTCTATTGGGATAACTCAAAATGAATTTTTAACTAAACCAATCACTAAGGAAGAACTGGATAGGGCAATAAGGAGATTGAAATCTAACAAAAGTCCAGGGAGTGATGGGTATCCCAATGAGTGGTATAAGACTTTTAAAGAGGACTTGGCTCCTATTTTGATAGATTCTTTTAACTGGACACTAAAACACGCTAAAAGTCCACCCTCTTGGAAAGAGGCCATTATATCAGTCTTACCAAAAGAAGgtaaaaacaaggaaaactgTGAGTCTTATCGCCCAATCTCCATCTTAAATGTGGATTATAAATTATTTACATCCATAATCACAAGACGCTTAGAGCTGTTTCTCCCGGATTTGGTGGATGAAGACCAGACAGGATTCATTAAGGGGCGACAGACACAAGATAATATACGACGCACATTGCATATAATTAACGAAGTTAATaaagagaaaatcccaacagcTTTAGTGAGCTTAGATGCTGAAAAGGCCTTTGATAGAGTTTCTTGgatgtttctttttgctgttttgaaaAGAATGGGCTTTAACAGTATCTTCATCGAGTATATACAATCCTTGTACCACAGGCCATTGGCTAGAGTTAAAATAAATGGGGACCTGACAGACAGTTTTGAGCTCTTCAGAGGAACCAGGCAGGGTTGCTGCCTGAGTCCAGCCCTTTTTGCTCTGTATATCGAGCCTTTGGCCCAGTATATACGGCAAAGTGCAGACCTAAAAGGGGTTTCAGTTTCTAAAATTGAACAACGAATAGGTCTCTTCGCTGATGATATAATTATATACCTACAGGATCCTGATACGACCTCGATTgattaaagcattaaaatattttGGCAAAAATTCAGGgtataaactaaatatcttaAAGACTCAAGTACTCTGTCTGAATTATTTCCCCAAAGATTCAATTCAAAAcgaatataaattaaaatgggACTCAAATAAGATCAAATATTTAGGTGTCTATCTAACTAGTGAAATAAGTACACTATACGAGGCAAATTATGTAAAGATTAGTAATACAATTCAAAAAGATTTGATTAAATGGGCTCCACTTGTCATGGACCTCAGTTCAAGAATAGAGgcaataaaaatgaatgtgcttCCTCGACTACTGTATCTATTCACTTCATTGCCATATACCAGATGCACAATTTGTTAGATGGGATAAATTAGTTAGTAGATTTATTTGGAAAGGGGCAAAGCCAAGAATAAGATTTAAAATACTCcaattaagaaaagaaaaaggaggactTGCCCTCCCGAATTTCAAGGAATATTTCTATGCAGCCCAGCTGAGATATTGTTTACTGGTGTTCCCCGGATTATATCTCAAAATGGAAGCATATGGAGATAAATTATTGCTCATCATGTCATCCACAAGCAAGATTGGGAGAGGAAACTATACAGTCTATGAACGCAAATTTTATTACTGAATTCACTATTAAACTCTGGTGGATTATAGTGAAGAAATATAGAATTATAGAAGACTGTAAATTGTTGATTTGGCCTGCATTTTCTCGAAAATTCCAAAGTGGACAATGGGACAGTACATTTTTAAGATGGGTCAATAAAGGAATTACAGCAATGTGCACATTAATAGACGGGAAAACATTCAAATCCTTCGAGAATCTACAGAAACAATTTGGACTGGATAAATCAGATTTATTTAGGTACTTTCAATTAAGACATTTTTACAATACAGAAATTAGTAAGAAGCTCTTGAGAGAAGGAAGCCAGATAATAGAAATAATAACAGGTGCATATAAAAATCCTCCATCAAGAATTTTATCGAAATTATATAATGGTCTGCAAAATTTGAATAGGAATGAAACATTATATATCAAACAAAGTGGGAATCTGAATTACATCTTGAATTGTCAGAGGATGACTGGCGATCCGTATGTCTCTCACAGCATAATTCCACCAGCTCTAGACGATGGAGAGAATATGGCTGGAAAAATGTGATTAGGTTCTTTATTACTCCTTATATTAAAAGCAAGCAGCTGAAAACATCCCAACGATGCTGGAGATTATGTGGAGACTGGGACGCCAATCATTCTCATGTGTTTTGGAAGTGTAAACATATCAAACCTTACTGGGAAAGCATTGCAGTAACAATGAAGAGAGTGCTGGGGTATGAAGTGCCGTGTGAGGCACGAGTAATGTATTTTGGAATATGGGGAAATGTAAGAAAGGAGGAccattatttgtttaaaattatgTTGTTGTCAAGCAAAAAGGTAATAACAAAAAACTGGCTGAAAAGTGACCCTTTAAAATTGGAAGAATGGACTGATGTAATCGAGGAAATATATATGATGGAGAAAATGACCTACACTCTGAGACTGAAATCTGACAAACAtcgtgttgtggaagttttttaACAAAGCCTGCAGACACGATGAGCGGTTACAAACCCAACACTTTATTTCCCATGCATGAGGAGAGACGTCAGTCAGGGGGGCACTGAAAGTAGTCTCTGACAATGAACAATTCAAGTTCCTTTTATACACAGTCGCAGAACAAAAGGCTTTTACAGTTGcagttcacaccttggctctaaACAGAAAGACCCTCTATCACTTGTGTGAATCTCCCCCACTCTGGGGTCAAGTCTTCCTGTGTGAGCTTCCGTCTCCTGGCTTCCTCCTCCTCGGAGACATTCACCAGTTTCTCACCGTCTGTTTTCCCGGCGTGAATGAGGTGTGAACCAGACGTACTAAACTAagtaacatgaaagcatttcaTCAAGACAATACATTAAAGAGAAATCCCACAACAATCGAAAACAGTGGGCAAAATGGATAGCCTATAAGACTCATTCAGTTCCATAAGGCAGGGACCTTTcctcgttttttgttttgttttgttttgttttgttttatgtttgtttgtttgttttttttctcttccttttcatatttttgtctGCGTGAACTATAAATTTGgaaaagtacaaaataaaaagttaaaaaaagaaaagaaactgtttatcttgccaatctgttatttactcattttgacataatgtatcagcacaatttatctaaattcagacaaaatttaaaatacgagtagaaagtgatatttttgactgtaaaaaccacaagcatgtttaacgaatcattttcataacttgaaatgcaaatagaaattgtacattttttaaaaatatccacaagttttgcaaacaacaaagttatatggtatgGTAaatcctgcaggtctgacagtaGGTGTGTCACTCCTGTTTTCCATGTGgggacagcgtttacactgcaatctgcctttggtggcttttttgcaggaactgtgacattcacttgtagaactgacacacaaaacaaaacaacgactacactacacactaactacacaagacaacacactaacttgagactccaaacacagtaaacgtcacaaatctctcacgtatcaaaactctctctctctttcgctaATTCGCTCTCTCTCGCCGGTCACTCTAAAACTTCCCTCTCTTCCCAAACAACCAAatgccacatgttgccatatcattttttgattggtcgacatggtacatttttccaccagtagggaaggagtgttttttccttttcttttttcactcacaagcaaagcgtgtttgctagcgctctcACTAGAAAAcaccgtttttaccgtttcttccagGAGTAAACGCCACTATTGTattccaaaaaaaccccaaacaacaCAAATTAAAAACTGGTATTTAGGTTGAAGTCCGCacgttcgacccaagttgaaatggagactctgggtccatcgaccccagagggttaatcagaaagccttaagttggCTAGTTATGTATCAGGCTAATGTTTAAAactttcacttgagtaaattaactcgtattactgctaagtaatgttagctaagttcacagcatattccataatagcgctgccatactgcatcacactcagtgcatttcaatcatttctccagcgagtttgatagctagcaaaataataatcatagttttaaaaaatagcatgtgtaatgtacacgtactggaaaattatttactagcactcacctatcatgcgactAGAGAGCGCAAactccgccattgttgttttccatcaaacactcattaaaacagcaacctacaggtatgttagcACACTCATCACCGACTGGCAGAGGGAGGGCGGGGTCACAAGTTGAAATAGACACAGGGCAGCccaggcggggaaattttgcttttacattttgcgactcattttatttctctatctgataagaaaactattcagtcagatagttatttgtggtgaatgaaatacagttacactttcaagcacttttaagcaccacatctaaaattcaagcacttttcaaaccttgaaaagacaacattaaaattcaagcattttcaaggatttcaagcacccaTACGGACCCTGTATTTAAATTTCAGTGATTATTCCTGAACACAAATTTAAAATCGGCAAATTCTCCAAAAGGATTGTTTAGTATTCAGGACAGACCATCAATAACTTACAACGTATTAGGGGAAATACTCACTTAAGCATGTGttcaaatgtaaaaatacacaaaaatgggATCACATGAATCCTTACCAGCCTCTATTACATCTGCTCTGTCAGTCCAGGAAGTCTTGAACTTGGGTAAGAGGACTGCAGCTGCAGCCAACTCTGGATCCTCTATCATCAGTCCAAAACGCTTTTGAAGGCCATTTTGCAGGACTCTGATGAGTGGCACACATGTCTTGCTTGATGTCTCCAGCCTGCTAAGTTTGGACAGTAGTTGTTGGATTACTGGCAGGAGCCATCCCATAAAGGAAGTGGACTCAGACTGAAGGATGTTTGAAGTTTTCACCAGTGGCTTCATGGTGGTACAGTACTCCCTAAGGAAGGCAACTTCTGCAGGACTCAACCTGTAagacacaacaacaaaacccaCCATGACTATAATAGGGATCTTCTGATTTAATATTAAGAGTCTGCTCACGTTTTTAACCATCCATTAAGGAAAATTCCCAAAATTTGCAACCATATTGGTAGGTTTTACTCACATTTTCACCTTGAACTCCTCACAAATGCTCCTGATGGCATCTTCCCCCTTCTCATCAATGATGTGTATTATCCTTTCAATGGCAAGGTAGGTTGAATTCCACCGTGTTGCATTGGGACGAATGATCTGTAGCTCACACTTGTTGTTAGAGTGaactgttaaatgtttgtcatttttatgcttaccatccatttctacattgtttaactgtAGGATGAAAAGAATTCCACtgtccccctccccagattctcgaggttctgggtgggggctgtagtcttttattacaggcaacatccttgtgaaggtctttttgatgtaagcttcctgcccagcaggaggtcacacacacacacacacacacacacacacacacacacatatgcatacagtgctttgtctttgtaaccaagggggTTTATGAGGGGAGGTACtattgttttgtgtgaactgtctctcaataaaaggcagcgagaggaggccatcGTCGGGGTCATTCGTGATGAGCTAAGATACcaacgaggcctcccttgcgcaagtaatcaaTTGAacgctgttgccttgtttttctttcatgggaataagtcctggatacagcggggtctgagtttagacaCAACACTTGTCCTCTACCACTTCATTAGCCAAATGAGACCGGCCAGTTTTGTTCCAAATGGCCTGGCATTTTGCAAAGGTTGCACGGGAGAGCCTCTTGTAGGTGTCATTCATGCTGTAACTTTTCTGATGAGCTGACCAACAATCAGTAGTGGTAGCAACAAATTTGACTTTATCCAATGCTGCAACCAAAGTCATCTTCATGTGATCAGGAGCTTCACAGATTCTGGCACGGACAGTGGGTCTGGAGATGACTTTGGCTTGAGGTTGTAATGTGGTAACCAATTCTTTGAAGGATGGCTATTCTACCACTGCAAATGGCTGTAGACCCTCACATATGAAATTGATGACAAGCTTGTCAACAGTTGCTTGTGGAACATGTTTGTTTGCAGCTCTCAACATCAGGTCTGGTAACTTGGCTTGTGTATTTGCTGAGAGCTTGTTTGGTGTGGCTGTGGTCTTTCGCTGACGAGATGTTGATGCCACAGTGATATTGTACTGCTCAATCTTCGATGGATGTTTCCTCTGTAGAGATAAATATTATCATACGTCAGGTTCATACATTACTTCATAACATCACTGTGATTAACACTAaaggaaaatacatttttaaaacatcatTCAACTAGACTTGAGCTAATTTTTGATTGTTTAGCATAGTATAAAAGAGTGGTGAATTTGGTCAAACTTTGAAGATATATTGCTGTATTTATTCACAAGTGTAAACCAATTTTGAACGATCATTGcaaaaaacatgtatttctgTATACATTCTAAGTTCTGTAATCTGTATACTATCTGTAAAAAGAGTATCGACCAATGTATCAGTATCTAAATATTTAACTCCTTTTTATCAGTATCACCCTAAAGTTTTCAGTATCAGTCAGGTCCTAAAAATACTAAGAGAGCAAAATATGTGTATATAGCAAATCTAATTTAAGAAAAGGGATCACATACACAAAAATACTGCCCATACAgctaacaaataaaaacaatccacattatgttctttaaaaaaatatatcatgtTGGGAAACATATAACCCTACTGATTACAAGCCATGTCACCATGATAGATCTATATCAGGCCAATGATACTGATCAACTGATCCATCAATCGGGCTCTGGTACATGTCAGCTGAGAGCTGGAAGATTAATTTGAGATGCAGCTCAGCACTGTGtgccagttttttgttttttttaatataggcCAGCTGATTGTAGGCCTGTGAGTTTTAAATGACTACAAATTTAATTTATTGCAAGGACGGTGGTTGTCCAAATAATAAGCTAAAACATTCCTACGAATTGTAGCTCAgttatgcatgcacacacacacgcactttaGCTAGCTCCGTCTTATTTTAATATCAGGCTAACCAATGGCAGTGACAATATCTTAGCCAAACTAATAACCTTAACACACATGAAAAATAAGAAAGCAATATTGTACACGTAAAACCTCTTACCTCAATGTGTTTTTTTAGATTAGACGCCGAAGTCTTGTAAGCTGAAATGACTGTAGAGGTCAAACAAAGTTTGCACTGCATCTGGACGCTGACTCCTTTTCTTACGGTGGCTGGGAAGTGCAAGTTGCAACAGATTAAAAacccacaacaaattaaaaaatcccacaacaaattaaaaatccttgACGGAAAGGGATTGTCTGAAATACCAGAAGTGACACAACGATTAGCCTAATAGGGCTTTTGGAGCGTGATGTTACGAGAGGGGGCGTGGCCAGGATTTTTGGTTGAGGCGCCATGCTTCTGGGCCAAACAAAGCGCTAGCGAAAGAGGAGCGAAAGTACACGGATAACaccagctatggttcgtacttGCTGTGCGGTTGGTTGTAAAGTTAgatcgcacgaccggcaagGGAATAAGGTTGAAaatggtttatcttttcattctttccccacctggaagcaacatgaggcagctcatGTATCGGATGTCATGTGTCACTCTGGTTTTCTGTTTCAAATTCGTTTAAGACATCCAGAGTACTCTGATGAAATTGACAAGGACATCTCCAGTTTACATGGGAAActattatttcatgtttttgagattatttatttacatcactTTTCAGAAAACGTACATACAGGTCTTATTCAAAACTGcatatctgtttttttaatgcatgttgAAAGGGCAAAAATATTCCTGAGATACTGTTAACATTATTAATTTTGAAGGCTATTATACAGTGGTATTAATTTAAACTGAACACAAAAGGATTTTGATCAAAGTTAATGTCTccacttgtttaaaaaaagaattctgtcatttatttgcttttattatttatttatatgcccTCCGcggaccatctctgcactgcatGGGTGATTAGTGGCTCCGTGCACACTAAGGGCTGCACACAGGGACAAGGCGTACTAGGTTACGATCAGATCTTCCCTGGgcagggagaggtgatgaactgtatgccactTTTTCATTGGCATACATTAAGTACAATGTTTTATTGCCTACGgtggggcaggtcacatactgggtgaaggtgggcagtgtggagtccagcgagacatgattaaagtcccctgatattagaaGAAGAGCTCTCGGAGATTGCGTTTGCAGTCTGCGGACcacagagagtcacaggctgcctcCACGGATGCTAACGGCTAATGTCTCAATGTCTgtgttgcagagttgttctttcacagcgATGTGCCCAGGGGTCCCACAACTGTCTTTAACAAACACTGCCAgcccccctcctttcctctcaccGCTGTCTCTCGTCTTGTCCGCCCGCAGCAGCTGGAAGCCGGGCAGTCtactcacagagggagtaccgggcAGTGTCGGGGTACTGCCACTGTGACCGGGTTAGCGTCATTAGCTCCTCGATCATATCAGGGAGCGATCTCACATTTACAGTGATTACAGGAAGGAGAGATGGTGTGTAAGGTGTCCTTCTCGGGAGACATCACCCCTGTCTCTTCCCTCACTGGGGACGTAGGGTCTGTCTGCCGGTAGCGCAGCTGCAgggcgcagcgctaacagctgatccctaaCGTAAACAAAAGAGCCATGCGCCGAGTGTCCAAATATGGGTGAAAAAAGTGGagacaaaagaagagaaaagtcaaCATAACTAGCACGAAGTGGTAACGCATGATGGCAGAATCTGATTGCTAAGACATAAGTTAAAGGTTAAGAGaagtaaagaggaaaataagaaagCTCAGAAATGAGCAGAGCTAGCTCTGCTCATTACCTGTTAACTGTGGTACCTGTTATGGCAGCTAAGGTTTCAGAAAAAGTattctgttgtttgtttgcttgatcATGCCTTAAACACATCAAAATGCATAGTGGGATTATAATGCAAGTCAATACTGTGACAAGCACTGGTACTGAATAGGCAATCGCTTAGCAGCAAGGTGAATCGGTGATGC
It includes:
- the LOC109201349 gene encoding uncharacterized protein LOC109201349 gives rise to the protein MKMTLVAALDKVKFVATTTDCWSAHQKSYSMNDTYKRLSRATFAKCQAIWNKTGRSHLANEVVEDKCELQIIRPNATRWNSTYLAIERIIHIIDEKGEDAIRSICEEFKVKMLSPAEVAFLREYCTTMKPLVKTSNILQSESTSFMGWLLPVIQQLLSKLSRLETSSKTCVPLIRVLQNGLQKRFGLMIEDPELAAAAVLLPKFKTSWTDRADVIEAALAYIKQHLETTEHESEDQQRESSDEDEFFSRPISRRLQSAAELDGYLACATDTMELLHSFSAIKNLSLKLNTTLPASAACERLFSCAGLLFTAKRSRIASVNLENQLLLKLNKRFRK